The sequence TCCGGAGGGAATCTCGGATAGAAGAAACGGCAATTATCACCGACATGTGCTGACCGAGCTCGGGGATATACTGGTCTTAGTCCCCCGGACAAGGACCTATAATCCCATTTCGGTCATTGAAGCCTATGCACGAAGAAGCAAAGAGGTAGACCGCCTCATCCTCTCCTGCTTTCTTCTCGGCCTCTCCACCAGGAAGGTAGGGGCAGCCCTCATGACGATCTTAGGAAAGAAGGTAAGCCCCGCTACGGTAAGCAGGGTGGCAAAGACCCTTGATACGGAGGTTGCCTCGTTCCATAAGAGAAGGCTCTCCAATGCCTATAAAGCCCTCATCTTCGACGGAGTGGTGCTCACCAGGAAAACGGGCATGGGGGCCGCAAAAAGGCCGGTCCTTGTGGTCTTGGGCATACGTTATGACGGAAAAAAGGAGGTTATAGACTTTCACCTCGCCGCCTCCGAGAGCGGCTCTGAGTGGGACCGCTTCCTCCGGAATCTTTTCAAAAGGGGGCTCACCGGGGAAGGGGTCAAGGTCGTTTCCGTGGACGGAGGCAAGGGGCTCCTCTCCGTACTCAGCGACCATTATCCCTCTCTTCCTGTCCAGCGGTGCTGGGCCCACAAAGTACGCAACATTCTGGATAAGGTGAAAAAGAAAGACCAGGATAAGGCAAAGGAAGGATTACGGAAGATCTATAATGCCTCTCATATCCTTGAAGCACGACAATGGGCAGGGAGATGGAAGAAGAGGTGGGAAGAGAAGTATCCTTCTGCGGTACGGTGCCTCTATACCGACATCGACGACCTCTTTACCTGTTTTCAATTCTCCGATCCTTCCTTTCGAAAGATGGTACGAACAACCAACCACATTGAGAGAAGGTTTAAGGAGGTACGTAGAAGGACCAGGCCCATGGGGGTATTCAGTGATAAAACGAGCATGGACAGGATCCTTTATGCCATTTTCATGTACGAGAACAAGACGGAGGAAGTGTATCCCATTTTCTCACTGACACAAAAGTGTTGACGTTACCCGCGGGAAGGACCCTTTACTGCGATAGAAGGAGCTTCTTGCCCGCGTTGAGGGCATCGACCATTGCCGTGGGATGATCGAGAATCGCGCCTTTCGCGTCCACACCCAGGAAACTCATGAATTCGTGCTCCTGCACGTTTATGGATCTGAAAAACGCCGTTGCAGTGGTATTGCCGCATTGGGCGCCCGCCTCCTTCTTCATGCCCCCCACGAGGAGAAGGAGGCCTTTTCTCCCGTAAATGCCCGGAGGAATGGGTTTCTTGAGGAGATACTTCTCGCACCAGAAGGCCTGGCACCTGTCGATCATGATCTTTGCCTGGGCCGGAAGCCCGAAAAAGAAGATAGGGGAGGCGAGGATTACCCTATCCGCCTCCCTTATGCTCTGATAAATCTCCGTCATACTGTCTTTCGCCACACAGACGCCCGTTGCCTCGCAGCCCCCGCAGTTCCTGCAGGGCCTGAGATCCATCTCTCCCAGCCTGAAGAGCTTCACCCTGTGGGCCTCGGGATCTATGGCTTTCAAGGTTGCGGTCAGGAGCAGGTCCGAATTGCCCCCTTTTCGGGGACTCCCGTGAAAGGCGGTGATGTTCAACGGGGCCTCGCCCCGCTTCCGATCATGACAGTCCGCCTCAGTCTACTTTATAAAACGCCACCTTACCGGCGCCGCAGACAGGGCATACGTCCGGCGGCTCTCCTTCGTGGGTGTATCCGCATACTTTGCAGATATGGTAATCGTATTCCTCGTTATTTCCCAGGTTGTCAAGGGCTTTTTGGTAAAGACCGGCATGGATCTTCTCCACTTCATTGGCGATGGTAAAGCTCCGCTCCGCGCCTTTGTTTCCCTCCGCCTTCGCGTCTTCGATCATGACGGGGTACATCTTCTGAAATTCGTATGATTCTCCGGTGATCGCCTCGACCAGGTTATCTTTGGTGGCCTGCACTCCTTTCAACTCCCTCAGGTGGTTATGGGCATGGACCGTCTCCGCTTCCGCGGCGGCCCTGAAGAGTTTTGCCACCTGCTTATATCCTTCAAGCTCAGCCTTTTTCGCAAAAGCAAGGTACTTTCTGTTCGCCTGAGACTCTCCCGCAAACGCTTCTTTCAGGTCATTCTCGGTTTTTGACATCTTGACCTCCCCTGTTTTAGTATTCCCGCTGCCTTCGATTAAAATTAATTAACTCGTTTTCTCGAATGCATCCTTCGGCGCATTGCAGACCGGACAGGTCCAGTCCTCCGGAAGATCTTCGAACTTCTTGCCCTCTTTCGCCTCGTCATACTGATAGCCGCAAATCGTACATGTCCACATATCCATGCCTCCTCTTATACTAGAATTTCTTGTGGTATTCTTTCACTTTTCTCGCAAATTCTCTTCCATATTCATAACAGGCGGTATCGTCATCCGCGGAAGGCCTGTAGAGTACCTGAAGTCCGGGCTCGCTCACTTCAAGGCCCATACGTTTAAATCCCTCGTACGCCTCCTTGACCGCGCCGCCTCCCCAGCCGAAACTTCCGAAGGCGCCGGCGATCCTGTTTTTCGGTCGCAAACCCGCGAGGTGGTACATAAATTCCGCGACTGACGGAAACATGACATTATTCATGGTGGGAGTCCCCACCAAAAAACCTCTTGATTTCCATACTTCCTTGATCGCAGAGCTCATGGGCGTGGCGCGCAGCTTTATGACCTTGCAATCCACGCCTTCGTCCCTTATTCCCTGCATCATGGGAACCGTCATTCTTTCGGTGGAATGCCACATGGTGTCGTAAATGAGGGCCACCTTGAGGTCTGTCTTGCCGTTCGCCATATCGAGATACATCTGCACGACTTTTCCCGGATCTTTTCTCCAGATCACCCCATGGTCCGGGGCGATCATATCGATCTCGATGCCGGCTTTCACGATCTCGGCTATTTTCGATTTTATGAGCTGGCCGAAAGGCATAAGGATATTTGCATAGTAGTCCTTCACCGCCTCTTCCAGCTCGAACATGGAGGCACACTCGACAAATTCGTCATCGAAACGGGCAGATGAGGCAAGGTGCTGGCCGAAGGCGTCCTGGGAGATCAGGAGTTTGGCCTCTTTCACGTAGGTCACCATCGAGTCCGGCCAGTGAAGCATTGGGGTCTCCAGGAAGAGGAGAGTGTACCTGCCGGTATTGAGGGTATCTCCGCTCTTCACCACCTTGAAGTTCCACCCCGACGTGTCGAAATGCCTGTCCAGCCCCTTCTTCCCCCGCTCGGTGATATAGATAACCGCCTTGGGGATAAGGCTCATGAGCGCCGCCACGCCGCCCGC is a genomic window of Syntrophorhabdaceae bacterium containing:
- a CDS encoding IS256 family transposase yields the protein MKQQLVVKNLSQAMRLVKEMDKDRWSDECREIGRNAIGVFLRDRMKESISDYLGRLPEGISDRRNGNYHRHVLTELGDILVLVPRTRTYNPISVIEAYARRSKEVDRLILSCFLLGLSTRKVGAALMTILGKKVSPATVSRVAKTLDTEVASFHKRRLSNAYKALIFDGVVLTRKTGMGAAKRPVLVVLGIRYDGKKEVIDFHLAASESGSEWDRFLRNLFKRGLTGEGVKVVSVDGGKGLLSVLSDHYPSLPVQRCWAHKVRNILDKVKKKDQDKAKEGLRKIYNASHILEARQWAGRWKKRWEEKYPSAVRCLYTDIDDLFTCFQFSDPSFRKMVRTTNHIERRFKEVRRRTRPMGVFSDKTSMDRILYAIFMYENKTEEVYPIFSLTQKC
- a CDS encoding flavodoxin family protein translates to MNITAFHGSPRKGGNSDLLLTATLKAIDPEAHRVKLFRLGEMDLRPCRNCGGCEATGVCVAKDSMTEIYQSIREADRVILASPIFFFGLPAQAKIMIDRCQAFWCEKYLLKKPIPPGIYGRKGLLLLVGGMKKEAGAQCGNTTATAFFRSINVQEHEFMSFLGVDAKGAILDHPTAMVDALNAGKKLLLSQ
- a CDS encoding rubrerythrin family protein, which translates into the protein MSKTENDLKEAFAGESQANRKYLAFAKKAELEGYKQVAKLFRAAAEAETVHAHNHLRELKGVQATKDNLVEAITGESYEFQKMYPVMIEDAKAEGNKGAERSFTIANEVEKIHAGLYQKALDNLGNNEEYDYHICKVCGYTHEGEPPDVCPVCGAGKVAFYKVD
- a CDS encoding rubredoxin, whose translation is MWTCTICGYQYDEAKEGKKFEDLPEDWTCPVCNAPKDAFEKTS
- a CDS encoding FprA family A-type flavoprotein; the encoded protein is MKGIEIKPQIYWVGAVDWGVRDFHGYITPNGTTYNNYFIQDEYPTLVDCVKEDFTQETVEKIKSISKVSGIVNLVINHIEPDHAGGVAALMSLIPKAVIYITERGKKGLDRHFDTSGWNFKVVKSGDTLNTGRYTLLFLETPMLHWPDSMVTYVKEAKLLISQDAFGQHLASSARFDDEFVECASMFELEEAVKDYYANILMPFGQLIKSKIAEIVKAGIEIDMIAPDHGVIWRKDPGKVVQMYLDMANGKTDLKVALIYDTMWHSTERMTVPMMQGIRDEGVDCKVIKLRATPMSSAIKEVWKSRGFLVGTPTMNNVMFPSVAEFMYHLAGLRPKNRIAGAFGSFGWGGGAVKEAYEGFKRMGLEVSEPGLQVLYRPSADDDTACYEYGREFARKVKEYHKKF